Genomic segment of Rhodocaloribacter litoris:
GCCGGTGCCCGAGCGCGAGCCGGGGCAACGCCTGGAAGGAGAACCGGAAGAGGTGGCCCGGCTGCTCTGCAAGAAACTCGCCGAAGAAGCCCGGGTCCTCTGACGGTGCCGCCCGGCATCCCGGCACGTGGACGCCGAATGTCCGTGCCGTCTCGAACCTTCGACGCTCTATGGCAAAGATCCTCACGTGTATCTCCATCCAGGATGGAAAGGTCCGGCGGTCGTCGCTGGAGGTGCTGACGCGGTGCCGGCAGCTGGCTGCCGCCGGCGGGCACACGCTCGAAGCGGCCATCGTCGACGCCGATGCGGCGGCTCACCTGGATACGGTGAAGGCCTATGGCCCGCAGACGATCTATACGGTCAGCCATCCGGTCTTCCGCCGGCACCTGAACACCCCGGTGCTGGCGGCGCTCACGGCCGTCATCGAGCACGCCCGGCCCGACGTGGTGGCCTTCGCCTCGACGGAGGCCGTGAAAGACGTGCTCGGGGCGCTGGCCGTGCGGGTCGGCGCCGCCGCCCTGCCCGACGTGTCCTCGTTCGAGCTGGTCGACGGCGGGGTGGAGGCCCTGCGCCCGGTGATGGCCGCGAAGATGCTGGCCCGGACGGAGGCCCGGGCGCCCCGGGTGCTCGTCTCGGTGCGGTCCGGCTCCTACACCGCCGAGGAGGCACCCGCCGGCGCTGCCGTGGAGGCGATCCCGTTCACCTTCGACGAGGCTTCGCTCCGGCAGACGCTCCGTGAGGTCGTCACGGCGGCGGGCGGGGCGGTGGACCTGTCCGAGGCCCGGGTGGTGGTGGCCGCCGGGCGCGGGGTGAAGGATGAGGCCGGCAAGCAACTCGTCGAGCGCCTGGCCGGGGTGCTCGGCGCGGCCATCGGGGCCTCGCGGGCCGTCGTCGAGAGCGGCCTCTTTCCCGCCACCGCCCAGATCGGACAGACGGGCAAGGTGGTCTCGCCCGACCTCTACGTCGCCGTCGGCATCTCGGGGGCCATCCAGCACGTGGCCGGCATGCAGAACAGCCGCGTCATCGTGGCCATCAAC
This window contains:
- a CDS encoding electron transfer flavoprotein subunit alpha/FixB family protein; amino-acid sequence: MAKILTCISIQDGKVRRSSLEVLTRCRQLAAAGGHTLEAAIVDADAAAHLDTVKAYGPQTIYTVSHPVFRRHLNTPVLAALTAVIEHARPDVVAFASTEAVKDVLGALAVRVGAAALPDVSSFELVDGGVEALRPVMAAKMLARTEARAPRVLVSVRSGSYTAEEAPAGAAVEAIPFTFDEASLRQTLREVVTAAGGAVDLSEARVVVAAGRGVKDEAGKQLVERLAGVLGAAIGASRAVVESGLFPATAQIGQTGKVVSPDLYVAVGISGAIQHVAGMQNSRVIVAINKDPDAPIFKYATYGIVGDLYKILPVLAEELERVKA